A genomic window from Elaeis guineensis isolate ETL-2024a chromosome 3, EG11, whole genome shotgun sequence includes:
- the LOC105041236 gene encoding uncharacterized protein yields MEDPETAPDPPIAMTSAEEDELLGRPAEPPEENRTLSAPRPRLSQFRLHNFSFPTRSWGCHKVLRCMNKIKDSVAGEVAGSAAPAAAQHDPGAGLERPGSSSSREKPQPPRASPGGRASKEVNGRAPEDGEGAESSFSAAAAAAAAAAAAAMRPWNLRTRRAACNAPAENGCCRNPNSSAESPSPLPAEKSKPLAKSVRLRSDGAGKGKRPKFSISLSREEIEEDLMLFKKTMPPWRPKKRPKIVQNQLDLIFPGLWLSEITPKSYKIDERKRR; encoded by the exons ATGGAGGATCCGGAAACCGCCCCCGACCCGCCGATAGCGATGACGTCGGCGGAGGAGGATGAGCTCCTCGGGAGACCGGCAGAGCCGCCGGAGGAGAACCGGACCCTCTCCGCCCCGCGGCCGAGGCTCTCTCAATTCCGCCTTCACAACTTCTCCTTCCCGACCCGCAGCTGGGGATGCCACAAGGTCCTCCGGTGCATGAACAAAATCAAGGACAGCGTTGCCGGCGAGGTCGCCGGATCGGCGGCCCCGGCGGCGGCACAGCACGACCCCGGGGCTGGCCTGGAGCGCCCGGGATCCTCCTCATCCCGGGAGAAACCCCAGCCCCCCAGGGCTTCTCCAGGAGGGAGGGCCTCTAAGGAGGTCAATGGAAGAGCACCGGAGGACGGGGAgggagcggagtcctccttttcTGCTGCTGCTGCGGCTGCGGCGGCGGCAGCCGCGGCGGCGATGAGGCCGTGGAATCTGAGGACGAGAAGGGCTGCCTGCAATGCTCCGGCGGAGAACGGGTGTTGCCGGAACCCCAATTCGTCTGCCGAGTCGCCGTCTCCGCTGCCTGCCGAGAAGAGCAAGCCGTTGGCCAAGTCGGTTAGACTGAGATCGGATGGTGCGGGGAAGGGGAAGCGGCCCAAGTTCTCGATCTCGCTGTCTCGCGAGGAGATTGAAGAGGACTTGATGTTGTTCAAGAAGACGATGCCCCCTTGGAGGCCTAAGAAGAGGCCCAAGATCGTTCAGAATCAGCTGGAT TTGATTTTCCCTGGTTTGTGGCTATCCGAGATAACTCCGAAGTCATACAAAATTGATGA AAGGAAGAGGAGATGA
- the LOC105041235 gene encoding uncharacterized protein, with translation MEVCSENWGLTALASPRISFSHDLSQSDLSPSSTPTETPRLDSSLPLDSTADDFDFSLSIGLPTHDPSLADELFSNGKLLPLPIKNPSAPLPPYSPTPPPLPPPAVPYPKKHGSLREIMASSDDDDDNVIKRSPSSSQRSFWRFRRSNSLNCGGGSRTGLICPFTLLRSKSTGSSPTINPPTVRSRPDKHHNKTNQNNGTRGSCSKDDSSINPSSSLLFRKVSTDSSARIYYYSGTRRSCSNGVRISPILNVPAASCVFGYLSCSCGDKSMRRGSTVTCSP, from the coding sequence ATGGAAGTGTGCTCGGAGAACTGGGGGTTGACAGCCTTGGCGAGCCCAAGAATCTCCTTCTCCCACGACCTCTCTCAGTCCGACCTCTCCCCGTCTTCCACCCCCACCGAGACCCCCCGTCTCGACTCCTCCCTCCCGCTAGACTCCACCGCCGACGACTTCGACTTCAGCCTCAGCATCGGCCTCCCCACCCACGACCCCTCCCTCGCCGACGAGCTCTTCTCCAACGGCAAGCTCCTCCCCCTCCCAATCAAGAACCCCTCCGCCCCACTCCCGCCATACTCACCCACTCCTCCTCCGCTCCCACCGCCCGCAGTTCCCTACCCCAAGAAGCACGGCAGCCTCCGCGAGATCATGGCCAGCTCCGACGATGACGACGACAACGTCATCAAAAGATCTCCCTCTTCCTCGCAGAGATCATTCTGGCGGTTCCGCAGGAGCAACAGCCTTAACTGCGGCGGCGGCAGCCGGACAGGACTCATCTGTCCCTTTACGTTACTCCGCAGCAAGTCCACCGGCTCTTCGCCCACAATAAACCCGCCAACAGTCCGTAGTAGGCCCGACAAGCACCACAACAAGACCAACCAAAACAATGGCACTCGCGGGAGCTGCAGCAAGGATGACAGCAGTATAAATCCATCGTCGTCGTTATTATTCCGTAAGGTCtcgaccgattcgagtgcaagaATCTATTACTATTCGGGTACGCGACGATCATGCAGCAACGGAGTGAGGATTAGTCCGATTCTGAACGTGCCGGCGGCTAGCTGTGTGTTTGGTTATCTGTCATGCAGCTGTGGGGATAAGAGCATGAGGAGGGGATCCACAGTTACTTGTTCTCCATGA